A section of the Streptomyces sp. NBC_01591 genome encodes:
- a CDS encoding phosphatase PAP2 family protein encodes MAGLALDGSNPDVSLLYDINGLAKSAPTWFDRVMEFVGEYGIMLGMVLVVLWCWWSVRRRGTADDSVTAVSGIVWAPLAAGIALLINIPIRGFVHRPRPFKDHQGLDVLVAGKNDFSFVSDHATMAMALAVGIFVANRKFGIAAIALALVEGFCRVYMGVHYPTDVIGGFALGTAVALLLAPLAMMLLTPLTAAVSRSDRFGWLVRSRRPVPLTAAGSRTGAFGIPEPRPGTGGGDGEKDLAA; translated from the coding sequence ATGGCTGGACTCGCACTGGATGGGTCGAACCCCGACGTCAGCCTGCTCTACGACATCAACGGACTCGCGAAGTCCGCTCCCACCTGGTTCGACCGGGTCATGGAGTTCGTCGGTGAGTACGGAATCATGCTCGGCATGGTCCTCGTGGTCCTGTGGTGCTGGTGGAGCGTGCGCCGGCGCGGCACGGCCGACGACTCGGTGACGGCGGTCTCCGGGATCGTCTGGGCGCCGCTCGCCGCCGGGATCGCGCTCCTGATCAACATCCCGATCCGCGGATTCGTGCACCGGCCCCGCCCGTTCAAGGACCACCAGGGGCTGGACGTCCTGGTGGCGGGGAAGAACGACTTCTCCTTCGTGAGCGACCACGCCACGATGGCGATGGCGCTGGCCGTCGGGATCTTCGTGGCCAACCGGAAGTTCGGTATCGCCGCGATCGCGCTCGCCCTCGTGGAGGGCTTCTGCCGGGTCTACATGGGCGTCCACTACCCGACCGACGTCATCGGCGGATTCGCGCTCGGCACGGCGGTCGCTCTGCTGCTCGCCCCGCTGGCGATGATGCTGCTGACCCCGTTGACGGCGGCAGTCTCGCGTTCGGACCGGTTCGGATGGCTCGTACGGTCGCGCCGACCGGTGCCGTTGACGGCGGCCGGGAGCCGGACCGGGGCGTTCGGAATCCCCGAGCCCCGGCCGGGCACGGGCGGCGGGGACGGCGAGAAGGACCTGGCCGCGTAG
- a CDS encoding FAD-binding oxidoreductase translates to MNLPPLPARRTLPARRTLLTAGAAVALTGVTTTACSGTSASGGDSTGTSGTSDASGTSGSADSTGSSPASPTPPKASPAGPADWSALAKSLDGSLVRPQDAAYPTARQLYNTRFDGLKPAAVAYVRHEADIRECLAFARRTATPVSIRSGGHSYAGWSSGNGRLVLDVSSLSRVERSGTIGAGAKLIDVYQGLAPGGLTIPGGSCPTVGISGLTLGGGHGVASRAYGLTCDSLTAATLVTADGKTLTVDADHHPDLFWALRGAGNGNFGVVTELTFRTRPAPQTVTAYMSWPWSRARSVVSAWQEWGPSQPDEIWSSAHLAAGPGGGNPTVSVAAFSLGTYGDLQNAVDRLADRIGASASSVSLRRRSYQESMLVYAGCSGITDAQCHLPGTTPGRTTQGTLQRETYAAASDFYDRPLSPAGVQALLDRTEAFTRIPVTQNGGGGSIALTALGGAINRVSPQSTAFVHRGSRVLAQYIGAWSPGTAGSAQQNWLKNTHAAMRRYASGAAYQNYTDPTLTDWRRAYYGSAADRLTDLKKQYDPQRLFAFPQAL, encoded by the coding sequence ATGAACCTGCCGCCCCTGCCCGCCCGGCGCACCCTGCCCGCCCGGCGCACCCTGCTCACCGCGGGCGCCGCAGTGGCGCTCACCGGCGTCACCACCACCGCCTGCAGCGGCACTTCCGCTTCCGGCGGCGACTCCACGGGCACGTCCGGCACTTCCGACGCTTCCGGCACCTCGGGCAGCGCGGACAGCACGGGAAGCTCACCCGCCTCACCGACCCCGCCGAAGGCCTCCCCCGCCGGGCCGGCGGACTGGTCCGCCCTGGCCAAGAGCCTCGACGGCAGCCTCGTACGGCCCCAGGACGCCGCCTATCCGACCGCCCGTCAGCTCTACAACACCCGCTTCGACGGCCTGAAGCCCGCGGCCGTCGCCTACGTCCGGCACGAGGCGGACATCCGCGAATGCCTGGCCTTCGCCCGCCGTACGGCCACCCCCGTGTCCATCCGCAGCGGCGGTCACTCGTACGCGGGCTGGTCAAGCGGGAACGGACGCCTCGTCCTTGACGTCTCGTCACTGTCCCGCGTCGAACGGAGCGGCACGATCGGCGCGGGCGCCAAACTCATCGATGTCTACCAGGGCCTCGCCCCGGGCGGCCTGACGATCCCCGGCGGCTCCTGCCCCACCGTTGGCATCTCCGGCCTCACCCTCGGCGGCGGCCACGGCGTCGCCTCCCGCGCGTACGGCCTGACCTGCGACAGCCTGACCGCGGCGACGCTCGTCACGGCCGACGGCAAGACCCTCACCGTGGACGCCGATCACCACCCGGACCTCTTCTGGGCGCTGCGCGGCGCGGGCAACGGCAACTTCGGCGTGGTCACCGAGCTGACGTTCCGCACCCGCCCGGCCCCGCAGACCGTCACCGCGTACATGTCGTGGCCGTGGTCACGCGCCCGGTCCGTCGTCTCGGCCTGGCAGGAGTGGGGCCCGTCCCAGCCCGACGAGATCTGGTCCTCCGCACACCTCGCGGCCGGCCCCGGGGGCGGCAACCCGACCGTTTCGGTCGCCGCGTTCAGCCTCGGTACGTACGGCGACCTGCAGAACGCCGTCGACCGCCTCGCCGACCGGATCGGCGCTTCGGCCTCCTCCGTCTCGCTGCGCCGCCGCAGCTACCAGGAGTCGATGCTCGTGTACGCGGGCTGCTCGGGCATCACCGACGCCCAGTGCCATCTGCCGGGGACGACGCCCGGCCGCACCACCCAGGGCACGCTCCAGCGCGAGACGTACGCCGCCGCGTCCGACTTCTACGACCGCCCCCTGTCCCCGGCGGGCGTGCAGGCCCTGCTCGACCGGACCGAGGCGTTCACCCGGATCCCGGTGACACAGAACGGGGGCGGCGGCTCCATCGCGCTCACCGCACTCGGCGGGGCGATCAACCGGGTCTCCCCGCAGTCGACGGCCTTCGTCCACCGCGGCTCGCGCGTACTTGCCCAGTACATCGGTGCCTGGAGCCCCGGCACGGCGGGCAGCGCCCAACAGAACTGGCTGAAAAACACGCACGCGGCGATGCGCCGGTACGCCTCTGGAGCGGCGTACCAGAACTACACCGACCCGACGCTGACCGACTGGCGCCGGGCCTACTACGGCTCGGCGGCCGACCGCCTCACCGACCTGAAGAAGCAGTACGACCCGCAGCGCCTCTTCGCCTTCCCGCAGGCGCTCTGA
- a CDS encoding metal-sensitive transcriptional regulator, translating to MTTTETAGTTAETESAVTDHDRGIHGYHHQKAEHLKRLRRIEGQIRGLQRMVDEDVYCIDILTQVSASTKALQSFALQLLEEHLRHCVADAAVKGGEEIDAKVEEATKAIARLLRT from the coding sequence ATGACCACCACCGAGACCGCCGGGACCACCGCGGAGACGGAATCCGCCGTCACCGATCACGACCGGGGCATACACGGTTATCACCACCAGAAGGCCGAGCACCTCAAGCGGCTGCGCCGGATCGAGGGCCAGATCCGCGGCCTGCAGCGCATGGTCGACGAGGACGTCTACTGCATCGACATACTGACCCAGGTCTCGGCGTCCACGAAGGCGCTCCAGTCATTCGCCCTCCAGCTGCTGGAGGAGCACCTGCGGCACTGCGTCGCGGACGCGGCGGTCAAGGGCGGCGAGGAGATCGACGCCAAGGTCGAGGAAGCCACGAAGGCGATCGCCCGGCTGCTCCGTACCTGA
- a CDS encoding DUF47 domain-containing protein, with the protein MRFRLTPRETSFYDMFSASADNIVTGSKLLMELLGADSASRVEIAERMRAAEHAGDDATHAIFHQLNSSFITPFDREDIYNLASSLDDIMDFMEEAVDLVVLYQVEELPNGIAQQIEVLARAAELTAEAMPGLRTMDNLTEYWIEVNRLENQADQIHRKLLAHLFNGKYDAIEVLKLKQIVDVLEEAADAFEHVANTVETIAVKES; encoded by the coding sequence GTGCGCTTTCGTCTGACCCCCAGGGAGACGAGCTTCTACGACATGTTCTCCGCATCCGCGGACAACATCGTCACGGGCTCGAAACTCCTGATGGAACTGCTCGGGGCGGACTCTGCCTCCCGAGTCGAGATCGCGGAGCGCATGCGGGCAGCGGAGCACGCGGGGGACGATGCCACCCACGCGATCTTCCACCAGCTGAACTCCTCTTTCATTACGCCGTTCGACCGCGAGGACATTTACAACCTCGCGTCGTCGCTCGACGACATCATGGACTTCATGGAGGAGGCCGTCGACCTGGTCGTGCTGTATCAGGTCGAGGAACTCCCCAACGGCATTGCCCAGCAGATCGAGGTGCTGGCCCGTGCGGCCGAGCTGACCGCCGAGGCGATGCCCGGTCTGCGGACGATGGACAATCTCACCGAGTACTGGATCGAGGTCAACCGTCTGGAGAACCAGGCGGACCAGATCCACCGCAAACTGCTCGCTCATCTCTTCAATGGCAAGTACGACGCCATAGAGGTGCTGAAGCTCAAGCAGATCGTGGACGTGCTGGAAGAGGCGGCCGACGCGT